GGGTACGTTATGTTGGTATGTCGAGAGTGAATCATTACGAAAATGAAACGCTGACCCTGTTTATTAAGTCCGGTGACAAGCTAGAAAAAATTCTTGATAAATATCCAGTTAGAAATTTGAACGGTGAGTGGGATGGCGAGTGTTCTGGTGAATTTACAGAAACCAGAAAAACCCTGATTATGTCGAAGCAACAATCAAAGGGTTTTTATAATATTTTGCTCAAAAACAAGATTAAAATCACCACAGATAACGTTAGCGATGACGGGGAATGTAACTCCAACGAAAAGACAGAAACAAAAACATCGGTACTGAAATTCAACGGTAAAAAGTACCTGTGAACCTGATGGTATAAATATTCACAATTCACACATCATCATCAGGAATGTGGACTTCCATATGAGTAAGTCCACAGTAAAGCTTTACGTTTTATTGAAGGCAAAAGGTTTTGATAAGAAATATTTGATTGAACTGGTTCATAAAAATAAATGGCAAAGTCGCTTGTCTGAGTTCTTTTCTCGTAAAATATACTTCAATTTTTCATTTTTAACTCGTTTTAAAGTATGCCTTCTCAAAAAAACAAAACTCCCGCGCCGCCGTTTTCTCAGATCGTTAGGGATCCGGCTCAATTTTTAGGTTATGGATTGGGTTCGGGGCTGATAACGCCTGCGCCGGGAACCTGGGGAACTTTAGCGGGTTTGATTCTATTTTTGCCGGTTGTGTTGTGGTCGGAAACGGCAGCTTGGGTGTTGTTGGTGCTTGGATTGTTAGCAGGCAGTTGGATCTGCGGTAAGTCGGCCGAAGCGATCGGAGTGCATGATCATGGCGGCATTGTCTGGGATGAATTTGTCGGGATTTGGGTTGTATTAATTCTTTTGCCGGAGCAGAGCTGGCCGTGGTGGCTGGCGGCTTTTGTGGGCTTTAGGGTGTTTGATATTGCAAAGCCTTGGCCGATTGACTGGGTTGATCGCAAAGTCAGTGGCGGTTTGGGAATTCTGCTGGATGATGTTCTGGCCGGGTTGATGGCTTTGGCGGCCATTTGGCTGGGGGCTTTCGGCTTAAGGTTTCTCTAGTTCTTCTCAATGAATTCGATAGGTTTTCTCAAGCTTTCAAGTTGGTGTTTGCGTAAAAATAGGGTATATTATTACGATTTATAAGTTTGTATAGAATTTT
This is a stretch of genomic DNA from Thiomicrorhabdus sp.. It encodes these proteins:
- a CDS encoding phosphatidylglycerophosphatase A, with translation MPSQKNKTPAPPFSQIVRDPAQFLGYGLGSGLITPAPGTWGTLAGLILFLPVVLWSETAAWVLLVLGLLAGSWICGKSAEAIGVHDHGGIVWDEFVGIWVVLILLPEQSWPWWLAAFVGFRVFDIAKPWPIDWVDRKVSGGLGILLDDVLAGLMALAAIWLGAFGLRFL